The Porites lutea chromosome 7, jaPorLute2.1, whole genome shotgun sequence genome includes the window ttccgtttaaaatgcgtctttacgtcaatgatagctttttctcatttttcgttgAATGTTGTGCCTTGGTATACAACCGGGTCTAAAAAGATtgtctcagtgtcagatatttcaGCTGTAAATTTCATAGCCAGTAGAGTGGTACGGTGaagtaagtttacttgttctgtgaatttgaagaaatctaccatgtttacttatgtcccatagggaaaaatATCATGtagcgttttcaaacagttggttaaaaatttaaagacggttttgcttaaactttgtgcTTCAATATATgcggccatgaaaatgttggaaaggaaactgctgtatGTGCTCATCACGGTACTGTGGTGTTTTTCTCACtgatagtgctttccattaaacTAGAGCGAATTTTCTTTGATGATTAATCTAAACATTCCTCGTaccgaaacaagaaacgttcagttttttcacctttgtcttttcaataaaatttataaagttgGTAGCATCTCTAAGGTGTGTCTTCTGTGATTATGATATTAGTTGTAGTAATGTTgtagaaaaaaatgcaaaattctcttttttctgaaaacaaatattgataatgtcagcccatgtcggtagtcggtaattttttactcgttttgtcggtagtcagtactATTTTTCGCCccttgtcgctagtcggttaaccccattcagaccctcttatATTTTACTGCTTATGTTCAGTTGATGAACCGTGCAGTGTTTTGTTTCTTATATGCATAAGTCGTGAGGGCTTTGACCTAGTGCAAGACCCTGGATGTAAGAAAATGGAATTGAGCGGCTTATTccataataaaattattaaaacattCCTCGGCATAATAAACAAGCAAATAAGAATGTATAGTAAAAACTCCAGTGACTAAATGGGGACGTTAattcctcccctcccctccccccgctCCCACTCCAAAGATGGTGGACAAATGACCCAGCCCCTGTGGACAAATGTATCAACAGTGCTGACAAAAAATGAACTCTTTggatttaatttttcaaagggTGCCAACAAACATTCGAGGGTGTGGAtgccagtcatccttaggcaagggggggggaggggggggaggtgtGGATAAAAAATGGAACATCCCGTAATTATGGTACACCAGTCATGTCTGTGAGCTcttaccatttgtatggaaaacccaTGGAACGGTTCATCCTGGTGGAAATTATCCGCAAAAAAAGTAATACCTTTCGAGGTATTAACTTTTTCCCCTTCTTACCGAAACGACTGAAATTCTCTGTACCATTTGTTTGGATTACCAGTGCCAGGCTTCATGTtgagagaaagtgaaaaatttaccggtattttgtaaatggtgCAACTAAATCCCGTTCCTGTTTTCAGTGCCAAAAAAAATACTAGTACCACTTGACagaaatttttcaccaaaatttcCGTACAAATGGTAAGGGCTCCGTGTCTTGGTCTTGTCCCTTTTATAAGCATgtaacaaaaatgcaaaaatttataaactaagggacactttttttgtgtgtattatgatgaaaaaaaaattgtgatatGTGGGCACTCTAATAAATTTAATCTAAAATTTTCCCTCTgtctttcaattgttttaggCTAAGAAGTACTCACCACTGGAAAAGGGTTGTGAAGTTAATCAATGTAAAGACCTTTTTGGATTAGAGTTGATCAAGTGTACAAGGAAGTGCATATCACAGACTTGTTATGACGAGTTATATGCCTGGGATGAGGTAAATAAGAAAGTGTCTGTCATATTAACATGTTAGGTATGTTGCATGATGTGTGTTCAATCTTTGACCCCCTGGAGGGTACTTCACCAGTATTTGTGTATAGGTGAGCTGCTGAGGGTTAAAAACCTTGACCCTGCTGAGGACAAAACAAAGATCCTATTATTTAAAACACATACCTGTTTATGACACAATAAACTCAACTTGAcgtcttgttttaaagccatttattggcaattgcaatagAGCAAATTTACATTATCATTTGCTTTATTGTATAAATGGAGTACAAACAATTTCATCAAGCAAATCAAGTCAATCATACAGGCAATGccctgtttataattaggacTTGACTAATTAGACTTGCacaaaattatataccctgtttaggacggAGAGGACAAAAACCATATCCTGTCCTGCAAcacatccccgtataggccatacAAGGGAATACATGTACACCTCCCTGGGCTTTGACTACCTGTAAAAGCTAAGAGTGTGAATCCCTGTCCAAGCTTTTGCTTTAACTCCTTGCTGGGCCACACATGTTGTGCACTTCTAAGCAATGTTTTCAGTGCTTTTCCATTACACTTCAGTTCCTCAAaacattcatttttctttttacaaggCACCAATAACTGCTTTTGTCAAGTTTAATGCTGATATATCTAGTAGaatttcttattcattttttttgttttgttttgttttgttttagatttttttttactgcagaaaattacatgtattattttatagtttctattttttttttcacctatTAATTATTTACCTACTTATTTACCAGTTATCATAATTATTTCTAACtgttcaatattatttttctttatttcaagcTTGAGGAAGGTGAGATTGATGTACGTCTAACTTCATTCAAGGGTTGCGTCGTGAAGCAGCTCCAGGAACAGGAGAGCAGGAATCGTGGATTATGATGTTACTAATAATGGACTATCAAAAACCATATTAAACCTGTGATGGGTAATGTGACTGCAGCTGAAACACATCTAACTCACACCCTAAATGATCAGAATGACCCAACAAGCTTCATTCAAATATAAAATTCATGCACAAACTTTCAATTCCACTGTGCCATATTTCATTGTAACAAAGGACATGTAGGTAATGGGAATATTAGGCTACAGTCTAACTGAGTCTTTACAGACACCTATATAATGCGGACACctttattatggacagtttgttTGGttccagaaatgccaaaaatcatgaTACATTctctacctctataatacggacacctctgtaaagcagACACTTAATTCTGTCCCtttagtgtccgtattaaagaggtttgactgtattattttGGGGGGGATAAAGGACCACAAGTGAGTCAAGTCCTTTGTGATTTGGGTTTTTATTGGCCAGTTTACAGTCATACAAAATTAATCTGAAACAGTTTGCAATATAATTTATTGTGCCACAATGTGCAaaacttagggcgctttccaaaagtcagaaatgACTGAAGTAGTCATTTTAACAATGAAATAGGGTTTTTTTTAAGAGCTTTTACTGAAAAACCACTTCCTTCTCGCATtgtatttaggatttgacttaTCTGGTTGGATAGTTTTGACTAAAAGTAAAATTCTCATTACTATGGGAATGGTCCAGATGGCTgctcagttctgacaaatggaaagtgccctTAGTGTaatcatggataatagaaagaccaAGTCTTTGTATTATCCATGGTGCAATATGGAATGATTCAATGAGAGTGTTGTGATTGAAATTATTAAAGTTATAATCATGACAATGCTGGACATTCTTGCTGAAAACATAACTCTAAATTGCATTGTCTAAATAGTGACAGGACACCCAAGAAGCCACAGGAGACCCATAGATTACTGTGCAGCTTGCCTGGGGCATCACGGCAATTGGGGGCAGGGGGAAGGGGGTTAGGCTCTTATTTCATTAATATTAAATTAGACATTGTTTACTTTAAGTAAACACAATAACCTGCTTTATTACTGGTAGACATGGAGAATATCACCTTTAAGTGCACAGTACTACTGTAGGTACAAGTACTAGATGTACCTCCATCGACACCCATCCATGTACATTCAAAGGCCATAATTACcttgtaaaataatattttttatttatttcaagtagTACTGATTCCATGTCATACTTCACTTTAACTTTTATTCTGCTAATGGCATTTATAGAAACAAATGTATAATGTCCAAGTAGAaacattttgaggaaaatttaaaatttgccaATGGTTATGATGTATTACCTTCTTAAATGAGTACCATGCATTGTCTGTACAATCTAGACTGTCTCTAAACCCAAGGACAAGCAATGGTTGTGAAATGTTATGTTTCTtggtacaaaaaaaatagtacaATAGTGCCAAATGATCTAACACAAAAGACTAAGACAACACTTACTCCTCAACACAAAAGCTAGGTAAACCAAAAAAGGTGgcacaaaaacaagaaaatacactttgttaaaaataaaaatgatataaaCTGAATAGTTAACTAAGAAAATGTATTGACCTTCTATTTAAAAGGACAGAAAActattatgtacatgtaacatTGCCGCTATTGCTATAACTACTTTTATTACTTACAATTATTATCCTACtgataagaaaatttttttatcctAGCTAAAATTGTTTGCTTTACagctattaaaaataaataaactcaaAAATGCCCTGAAGTTTCATTAATATTACCTGCCAGTGGAAAAGACCAGGTGCTgtattagcctgagaaaacagccgacattttccAATGCCACCACTAGTTTACCTCTGAAGTGACATCTAAAAgtgactgcagaaattccatactgatgatgtgtgtCACTTACTAGATCTGGGAagtgattctgattggttgaagcaaatttccctcgtGGTGCacccaatcagaagtactacccagatctgggtaatgagGCGTCATTTCGCAAGGAAACTGGTGGAGGTGTAGTGATATGTCGGCTGCTTTCTCAGGCTAGGAACTTATTTACAGTATGCTTTGCAGAGTGTAGGGTTGTCCAGTAATGCTCAATGTTACACACTATTATGCCAATAATTCTTTATGCTCAACAAATGGCGCTATTTAACATGCGATGCTCAAAATAATAGCATCACTTATTTTATGCATAGGTATGTGCATTGTGCATGAGTTTCATTCAGGTGTTGAGACAACTAAGGTAATCTAAGCTGACAATGTTGTAGAACTGGAACTGCTGAAAGCCACGTTTACTGCAGGTGTACTGGTCTTAAAAT containing:
- the LOC140944224 gene encoding uncharacterized protein; protein product: MITEKFTVLVLLIFLCMISFFFSLHAKEFRYKHYTFRKKQRLAKKYSPLEKGCEVNQCKDLFGLELIKCTRKCISQTCYDELYAWDELEEGEIDVRLTSFKGCVVKQLQEQESRNRGL